In a genomic window of Thermoproteus tenax Kra 1:
- a CDS encoding homoserine kinase yields MYIGRAPSTSANLGSGFDVVAVAHDAYYAEAYASVGSGCGVHVKFKGYDPGPDNTVARAFRRLFETLGVCRYVEIVVENKIPVARGLGSSGAASVAAIAAFLEEAGLRVDPRVVVEAAGYGEAAAAGSPHYDNAAGAALGGAVVITSLSPLDLVKFSPRLTFVVGVPDVPPLKSKTKAMREVLPRAVEFSTYVRQIARVSALVSGLARSDPALVARGMADEVVEPARTKFVPAYDRARRYALEAGALGFCISGAGPSVLALVEERDADAVKEAIARAYAEEGIRAEVKVASTTEGALRYWGEK; encoded by the coding sequence ATGTATATAGGGAGGGCCCCCTCGACGAGCGCCAACTTGGGCAGCGGCTTCGACGTAGTGGCCGTGGCGCACGACGCCTACTACGCTGAGGCCTACGCCTCTGTGGGGTCCGGTTGCGGAGTGCACGTGAAGTTCAAGGGCTACGACCCGGGCCCGGACAACACAGTGGCCAGAGCCTTTAGGCGGCTTTTTGAGACGTTGGGCGTCTGTCGATATGTCGAGATAGTAGTTGAGAACAAGATACCTGTGGCGCGAGGCCTGGGGAGCAGCGGGGCGGCCTCCGTGGCAGCGATAGCTGCGTTCCTCGAGGAGGCGGGGCTGAGAGTGGACCCCAGAGTTGTAGTCGAGGCGGCCGGCTACGGCGAGGCGGCCGCGGCGGGGTCGCCCCACTACGACAATGCGGCCGGCGCCGCCTTGGGAGGCGCCGTGGTTATAACTTCTCTGTCGCCGCTGGACCTCGTGAAGTTCAGCCCGCGCCTCACCTTCGTCGTGGGGGTCCCCGATGTTCCGCCCCTCAAGAGCAAGACCAAGGCCATGAGGGAGGTCCTGCCGAGGGCCGTGGAATTCTCCACATATGTGAGACAGATCGCCAGAGTCTCGGCCCTAGTCTCCGGCCTGGCCAGATCAGATCCAGCCCTAGTGGCCAGAGGGATGGCCGACGAAGTTGTAGAGCCCGCGCGGACTAAGTTTGTCCCCGCCTACGATAGAGCGAGGCGCTACGCGCTGGAGGCGGGGGCACTGGGGTTCTGCATCTCCGGGGCTGGGCCCTCCGTGTTGGCCCTAGTCGAGGAGAGGGACGCAGACGCTGTGAAGGAGGCGATCGCCAGAGCCTACGCCGAGGAGGGCATAAGGGCTGAGGTCAAGGTGGCGTCCACTACGG